The nucleotide window AATACACTGATATTTAATTTTTTAGCGATGCTTTCTACGGATTCACCGGCTTTAATGAGTTCTTTTAATTTATCAAGGTTTTCAAAGTTATCTAATTCGTTTTTTTGAGAGTCGGTATAAGATTGTTTTAGTTTTTGGATTTCTTCAATAAAAGCGTCCCAGTGGCTAAGCCCCATATCAATTCTAATACTTTGAACTTCAGAAAGGCTTTTTCTGTCGTCCGGTTTAGCAATGGCTAATTGTTCTATTACATATTCGGTACAGATTTCAAAGGTCTTACAATTAGCTTCTTGTGCTAATTTTCTCCTGACTTCGATAAGTGCATCAAAATAATTGTATAATTTTGGAGCATATAGTTCACGGTCAGTAATGTACTCCTCTGCCGGGCATTGTAAGAAGGTTTTACCTAAGTCTGTGAGTTTAAGAACTCCAAAATATTTGTCTTTAACGGTTAGATAACCACGCTTAACCAAAAGTCTAAAAAAACTTTCTAAATT belongs to Bacteroidia bacterium and includes:
- a CDS encoding HRDC domain-containing protein, whose amino-acid sequence is MNFNNNAMEMTNTPKNNSFGNKSIYVTDTFKIILQLIQDTKERYSRQFLIELLIGNETIIRKPEYQKLPGYGSLSIEQRNLESFFRLLVKRGYLTVKDKYFGVLKLTDLGKTFLQCPAEEYITDRELYAPKLYNYFDALIEVRRKLAQEANCKTFEICTEYVIEQLAIAKPDDRKSLSEVQSIRIDMGLSHWDAFIEEIQKLKQSYTDSQKNELDNFENLDKLKELIKAGESVESIAKKLNISVFQVKKRIDQLHYCKEMNIRSWLEKQVSLDLLQRVSFFFKTSKEKSLKFAKELLELDYEVIKYGKMYACLT